The following are from one region of the Solidesulfovibrio fructosivorans JJ] genome:
- a CDS encoding NAD-dependent 4,6-dehydratase LegB, producing the protein MTRILVTGADGFIGSHLVEHLVRQGHEVRAFVYYNSFNSWGWLDASPEDIRKDLDVFAGDIRDPHGIRAAMRDCDAVLHLAALIAIPYSYHSPDTYVDTNIKGTLNVLQAARDLGLSKVVHTSTSEVYGTAQFVPITEEHPLHGQSPYSATKIGADQLALSFHLSFDTPVAILRPFNTYGPRQSARAVIPTIISQIASGARRIQLGALHPTRDFSFVTDTARAFEAVLLSDAAVGQVLNAGSGFEVSIGDTAQMIASVMDASVEIGHDSQRLRPAKSEVERLLADNTRLRAVTGWAPAYGGLDGFRRGLVETVDWFSAPENLGRYKAQAYNI; encoded by the coding sequence ATGACGCGCATCCTGGTTACCGGAGCCGACGGCTTCATCGGTTCGCACCTCGTCGAGCACCTCGTGCGCCAGGGCCACGAGGTACGGGCCTTCGTCTACTACAACTCGTTCAATTCCTGGGGCTGGCTCGACGCTTCGCCGGAGGATATCCGCAAGGACCTCGATGTATTCGCCGGCGACATCCGCGATCCGCACGGCATACGCGCAGCCATGCGGGACTGCGACGCCGTGCTGCATCTGGCGGCCCTGATCGCCATTCCCTATTCTTACCATTCGCCCGACACTTATGTGGACACGAACATCAAAGGCACGCTCAACGTGCTCCAGGCCGCACGCGACTTGGGCCTGTCCAAGGTCGTGCACACGTCGACCAGCGAAGTATACGGCACGGCCCAATTCGTGCCCATCACAGAAGAGCACCCACTGCACGGGCAATCTCCCTATTCCGCCACGAAGATCGGCGCGGATCAACTCGCCTTGTCCTTTCACCTTTCCTTCGACACCCCCGTCGCCATCCTGCGCCCCTTCAACACATACGGCCCCAGGCAGTCGGCCCGGGCGGTCATTCCCACGATCATAAGCCAGATCGCCTCCGGCGCGCGGCGCATCCAACTGGGGGCGCTCCATCCTACCCGCGATTTCAGCTTTGTGACGGACACGGCACGCGCCTTCGAGGCCGTTTTGCTGTCGGATGCAGCAGTCGGTCAGGTGCTCAACGCCGGCTCCGGCTTCGAGGTCAGCATCGGTGACACGGCCCAGATGATAGCCTCCGTCATGGACGCCTCCGTCGAGATCGGCCACGACTCCCAGCGCCTGCGTCCGGCGAAAAGCGAAGTGGAACGTCTCCTGGCCGACAACACCCGGCTGCGGGCCGTAACCGGCTGGGCTCCCGCCTACGGCGGCCTCGATGGCTTCCGCCGGGGCCTAGTGGAAACGGTCGACTGGTTCAGTGCCCCGGAGAACCTCGGTCGGTACAAGGCGCAGGCTTACAACATATGA
- a CDS encoding recombinase family protein, giving the protein MLGQGKLIASMMAALAEFERYLLRERVRSGIAAAKARDKTVGRRLGHRPKAELGPQGALPRRRGSVISRHRQRIEAQQEHGDGHRPPAQDAKLGITG; this is encoded by the coding sequence GTGCTCGGGCAGGGGAAACTGATCGCGTCCATGATGGCCGCGCTGGCAGAGTTCGAGAGATATCTGCTTCGGGAACGGGTGCGGTCCGGCATCGCCGCAGCCAAGGCGCGGGACAAGACCGTTGGGCGCAGGCTTGGTCATCGCCCAAAGGCCGAGCTCGGCCCCCAAGGTGCTCTGCCTCGTCGAAGAGGATCAGTCATATCGAGACATCGCCAAAGAATTGAAGCTCAGCAAGAACACGGTGATGGACATCGTCCACCGGCACAGGACGCCAAGCTCGGCATAACAGGCTGA
- a CDS encoding AglZ/HisF2 family acetamidino modification protein: MLLPRIIPVLLLRGKGLCKGVRFKNHVYVGDPMNAVHIFDAKEVDELLILDIEASKQGRTPPLDLVTRVADQCLMPFGVGGGVVSVPVARDLLSAGAEKICLNTAALEQPDLVSRLAESFGSQSVLVCLDVKKSWTGRSVVVSRRGSHKVATDVEAVARDMVARGAGELIVQSVDRDGTMEGYDLDLTRTVSRAVDVPVIALGGAGTNAHLRQALVEGEASAAAAGSMFVFHGPRRAVLITYPEKAELERVRRK, from the coding sequence ATGCTGTTGCCCCGAATCATTCCCGTCCTGCTCTTGCGCGGCAAGGGGCTTTGCAAGGGCGTACGCTTTAAGAATCACGTTTATGTGGGCGACCCCATGAACGCCGTGCATATCTTCGATGCTAAGGAAGTGGACGAACTGCTTATCCTCGACATCGAAGCAAGCAAGCAGGGCCGCACCCCACCGCTTGATCTTGTCACCCGCGTGGCTGACCAGTGCCTCATGCCGTTCGGGGTCGGTGGTGGGGTGGTCTCTGTGCCCGTTGCTCGGGACCTGTTAAGCGCCGGAGCAGAGAAGATTTGTCTCAACACCGCCGCGCTGGAGCAGCCCGACTTGGTCAGCCGTCTGGCGGAGAGCTTTGGCAGTCAAAGTGTACTGGTCTGTCTGGACGTAAAAAAATCCTGGACCGGCCGGTCAGTGGTGGTCAGCCGCCGGGGAAGCCACAAGGTCGCCACCGACGTAGAGGCTGTTGCCCGGGATATGGTGGCGCGCGGCGCGGGTGAACTCATCGTGCAAAGCGTGGATCGCGACGGAACCATGGAGGGATACGACCTCGACCTCACGCGTACGGTCAGCCGGGCCGTGGATGTGCCGGTTATCGCGCTCGGCGGTGCCGGAACCAACGCACATCTGCGCCAGGCGCTTGTCGAGGGCGAAGCTTCGGCGGCTGCCGCCGGTTCGATGTTTGTCTTTCATGGCCCCCGTCGAGCTGTGCTTATCACCTATCCCGAGAAGGCGGAGTTGGAACGGGTCCGGAGAAAATAG
- the hisH gene encoding imidazole glycerol phosphate synthase subunit HisH, translated as MIVIVDHGLGNLRSVAMKFARIKAEAMISADPAVVATAEKLVLPGVGSFDAGMKNLRDSGLEEALNIAVLEKKTPVLGICLGMQLFTRGSEEGRRPGLGWIDAETRRLRPPEGDRRLRVPHVGWNTVSCRPGALLFTDIDPDLPYYFVHSYAAFCNTPEQVAAQTDYGEIFASAVAWDNIWGVQFHPEKSHHHGLRMIENFLRLT; from the coding sequence ATGATCGTGATTGTGGACCATGGCCTGGGGAACCTGCGTTCGGTGGCCATGAAGTTCGCGCGCATCAAGGCCGAGGCCATGATCTCGGCCGATCCGGCCGTGGTGGCAACCGCGGAAAAGTTGGTGCTGCCGGGTGTGGGCTCTTTTGACGCCGGGATGAAAAATCTTCGGGATTCTGGATTGGAAGAGGCGCTCAATATAGCCGTGCTGGAGAAAAAAACGCCAGTGCTTGGCATCTGCCTGGGGATGCAGCTGTTCACCCGGGGCAGCGAAGAAGGCCGCCGGCCGGGACTGGGCTGGATTGACGCCGAGACGCGGCGATTGCGCCCCCCCGAGGGAGACAGGCGGTTGCGGGTGCCCCATGTGGGCTGGAATACGGTGTCCTGCCGCCCCGGCGCGTTACTTTTCACCGACATCGATCCCGACTTGCCGTATTATTTCGTCCATTCCTATGCCGCATTTTGCAATACCCCGGAGCAAGTGGCGGCACAGACCGATTACGGAGAGATTTTCGCCAGCGCCGTTGCCTGGGACAATATTTGGGGCGTGCAGTTCCATCCGGAGAAAAGCCACCACCATGGCCTACGGATGATCGAAAATTTTTTGAGGCTCACCTGA
- a CDS encoding N-acetyl sugar amidotransferase, with product MATPPRVCSRCLYDKTIRSIVFDANGVCQFCKIHDTMEKRYPLGEAGERRLEELVARIKASGRGKSYDCVVGVSGGVDSTYTLFKAVSLGLRPLAVHFDNGWDSEIAVHNIENATRRLGVELYTHVVDWDDFRRLQISFLKASTSDAEIPTDMAISAVLLQSAARDGLRYVLSGHSFRTEGIVPRDWTYFDGRYIRSVHKRFSGSARTNVPNLSLLALAWYMFGRRIHILPFLNYMEYDKKEAAAVLAREIDWQDYGGHHHESLYTHFFQSYLLPRKFGIDKRKLGLSARVRSGKISRDEALATIQAEPYPEKPELVEYTIRKLELTQAEFDAIMDAPVKTFQDYPTTYPLLRALRGPLALGTRLGVVPPVLYYKYVYAPGDDQGACPQ from the coding sequence ATGGCTACCCCTCCCCGTGTCTGTTCCCGCTGCCTCTATGATAAAACCATCAGAAGCATCGTCTTTGATGCAAACGGGGTGTGTCAATTCTGCAAGATCCACGACACCATGGAAAAGCGCTATCCGCTCGGAGAGGCTGGCGAAAGGCGTCTTGAGGAACTGGTAGCTCGCATCAAGGCCTCCGGACGTGGCAAGTCCTATGACTGCGTGGTCGGGGTCAGCGGCGGGGTGGACAGCACCTATACGCTGTTTAAAGCCGTTTCCCTCGGGTTGCGCCCCCTGGCTGTGCATTTCGACAACGGCTGGGATTCGGAAATCGCGGTTCATAACATCGAAAACGCCACACGCAGGCTTGGCGTCGAGCTCTACACCCATGTGGTGGACTGGGACGATTTTCGCCGCCTGCAGATTTCTTTTCTCAAGGCTTCTACCTCGGACGCCGAGATCCCCACGGACATGGCCATCAGCGCCGTGCTGCTCCAATCCGCTGCCAGGGATGGCTTGCGCTATGTCCTAAGCGGCCATAGCTTCCGGACCGAGGGAATTGTGCCGCGGGATTGGACCTATTTTGACGGTCGTTACATTCGCTCCGTGCACAAGCGTTTTTCGGGCTCGGCCCGAACGAACGTGCCCAATCTATCCCTGCTCGCGCTCGCCTGGTACATGTTCGGTCGACGCATTCATATTCTGCCCTTTCTGAACTATATGGAATACGACAAGAAGGAGGCGGCGGCGGTCTTGGCCCGGGAAATCGATTGGCAGGACTACGGCGGCCATCATCACGAGTCGCTTTACACTCATTTTTTTCAATCCTACCTGCTGCCCCGGAAATTCGGCATCGACAAACGCAAGCTAGGGCTTTCGGCCAGGGTACGTTCCGGGAAAATATCCCGGGATGAAGCGCTGGCGACGATTCAAGCTGAGCCGTACCCGGAAAAGCCGGAACTCGTGGAATACACGATCCGGAAGCTGGAACTGACCCAGGCCGAATTCGATGCGATCATGGACGCGCCGGTCAAGACCTTCCAGGATTATCCCACGACTTATCCATTGTTGCGAGCATTGCGTGGCCCACTCGCCTTGGGCACGCGCCTGGGCGTTGTCCCGCCGGTGCTGTACTATAAATATGTCTATGCACCCGGGGACGATCAGGGAGCCTGCCCGCAATGA
- a CDS encoding glycosyltransferase family 2 protein, giving the protein MLSGKTVAVVVPAYNEGSQITKVLNTMPEFVDHIVVVNDCSRDDTRQRVLDYMDAHNTVPLLEEENDGILRQDSVYNRAELLVQRMDEEEIKYFVPSKVHNCSPNADRVILVDNLENGGVGAAIARGYKLCKDLRIECTAVMAGDGQMDPAELESICRPVVDEGIDYVKGNRLIHRSAWLVIPKLRYFGNSILSMLTKIASGYWRVSDTQTGYTAISLNALQGLRIHKIYRRYGMPNDMLVKLNIAFCTLREVEIKPVYNVGETSKMNVFRVIPSISWLLFKSFFKRLWIKYLFKDFHPLFMLYHLSFLTLLGGGLLFLRLMADVFESKSWTFSALLLFVFLIISGIQFLLSAMWMDMLDNDRLYK; this is encoded by the coding sequence ATGCTTTCTGGCAAGACCGTGGCCGTGGTCGTACCTGCCTATAACGAAGGCAGTCAGATCACGAAGGTGTTGAACACAATGCCGGAGTTCGTGGATCATATTGTAGTCGTCAACGATTGTTCCAGGGACGATACCCGCCAGCGTGTGCTCGATTACATGGACGCTCACAATACTGTTCCCCTGCTCGAAGAAGAGAATGATGGTATTTTGCGGCAAGATAGCGTTTACAATAGGGCAGAGCTTCTCGTGCAGCGCATGGACGAGGAGGAAATCAAATATTTTGTGCCATCAAAAGTGCACAACTGCTCGCCGAATGCAGATCGAGTTATTTTGGTTGACAATCTGGAAAACGGTGGCGTGGGTGCGGCCATTGCGCGAGGATATAAGCTGTGCAAGGATCTGCGCATCGAATGTACAGCCGTGATGGCCGGTGATGGCCAGATGGACCCGGCGGAGCTGGAAAGCATCTGCAGGCCTGTGGTGGACGAGGGGATTGATTACGTTAAGGGGAACCGACTGATCCACCGTTCAGCTTGGCTGGTCATTCCCAAGTTGCGGTACTTCGGCAATTCCATCCTGTCCATGCTGACCAAGATCGCCTCCGGCTACTGGCGCGTCTCCGATACCCAAACCGGCTACACCGCCATTTCGCTCAATGCATTGCAGGGCCTTCGCATCCACAAGATCTATCGGCGTTACGGTATGCCGAATGACATGTTGGTCAAGCTCAACATCGCCTTTTGTACACTTCGTGAAGTGGAGATAAAGCCTGTTTACAATGTGGGCGAGACATCAAAAATGAATGTTTTTAGGGTGATACCTTCTATAAGCTGGCTCTTGTTTAAGTCTTTTTTTAAGCGTTTGTGGATAAAATATCTTTTTAAGGATTTCCACCCTCTTTTCATGCTGTACCATTTATCTTTTTTAACACTTTTGGGTGGTGGTCTGCTTTTTTTACGTTTGATGGCTGACGTTTTTGAGAGCAAATCTTGGACTTTTTCAGCGTTACTGTTGTTCGTCTTCTTGATCATAAGTGGCATTCAGTTTCTGCTCTCGGCCATGTGGATGGACATGCTCGACAACGATCGGCTGTACAAGTAA
- a CDS encoding glycosyltransferase family 2 protein encodes MRKAVRHPAGKRPRLAVVVPVYGNEGSLPELYRRITAAVVGCGVELVLQFVNDRSPDGSQAVLERLAASDARVRVLLLSRNHGSFTAIAAGLAQVADCDAAVILSADLQDPPEMLPEMLASWRSGKKVVLCARRRREDPGVSKFLAQAFHTLYRKLVMPEMPPGGFDFCLIDRCVVRVILQSSEKKTSLIGLIVWAGFDRAILEYDRAERVHGHSMWTFGKKLSYAFHSVVAFSSFPLRIFVLLGLLMSILSAIGIAYVVVASLLGFISTPGWPSVIVLELVIVSVLFLGFGIVGGYLWNNLEQTRKRPLFIVDKSIGRKPSSSSHSCTRRRRPGCS; translated from the coding sequence ATGAGAAAGGCGGTCCGGCATCCGGCCGGCAAGCGTCCCCGGCTGGCCGTGGTCGTGCCGGTCTACGGCAACGAGGGGAGCCTGCCGGAGCTTTATCGCCGCATCACCGCCGCTGTGGTCGGTTGCGGGGTGGAGCTCGTGCTCCAGTTCGTCAACGACCGGTCCCCGGATGGATCACAAGCCGTGCTGGAGCGTCTCGCCGCGTCGGACGCGCGGGTGCGGGTGCTGCTGCTCTCGCGCAACCACGGATCCTTTACCGCCATCGCCGCCGGCCTGGCCCAGGTCGCCGACTGCGACGCAGCAGTGATTTTGTCGGCGGATCTCCAGGACCCGCCGGAGATGCTCCCGGAGATGCTGGCCAGCTGGCGGAGCGGCAAGAAAGTTGTGCTGTGCGCCAGACGGCGCCGTGAGGACCCGGGCGTTTCCAAATTTCTGGCCCAGGCGTTTCATACGCTCTACCGGAAGCTTGTCATGCCGGAGATGCCGCCGGGCGGCTTCGACTTTTGCCTCATCGACCGCTGCGTGGTCCGGGTGATCCTGCAGTCCTCGGAGAAAAAGACCAGCCTTATAGGACTGATCGTCTGGGCCGGCTTCGACCGGGCCATACTCGAATACGACCGGGCCGAACGCGTCCACGGGCACTCCATGTGGACGTTTGGCAAAAAGCTTTCCTACGCCTTCCATTCGGTGGTGGCGTTTTCCTCGTTTCCACTGCGCATTTTCGTGCTGCTTGGGCTGCTTATGTCGATCTTGAGCGCCATTGGCATCGCCTACGTGGTCGTGGCTTCACTGCTTGGCTTTATCAGTACGCCTGGCTGGCCTTCCGTGATTGTATTGGAACTCGTCATTGTCTCGGTGCTTTTCCTCGGCTTCGGCATCGTGGGCGGCTACCTCTGGAACAACCTGGAGCAAACCAGAAAACGTCCGCTTTTCATTGTGGATAAGTCCATCGGCCGCAAGCCGTCCTCCAGTTCGCATTCATGCACCCGGCGGCGTCGGCCCGGTTGTTCTTGA
- a CDS encoding acyltransferase, which yields MSAPQDVFVHPQGICETDAVGPGSRIWAFAHVLPGVVIGRDANICDFVFLESGVVLGDRVTVKCHVALWEGVRVGNDVFIGPSAVFANDRYPRSKRYLPALATILEGGCSIGAGAVLTPGVTIGSYAMIGAGAVVTRDVPPFTLVVGNPARPAGQVCRCGGKLVSCKEGLRCSVGDWTGDAPHAGMVCRAARPL from the coding sequence GTGAGCGCCCCGCAAGACGTTTTCGTGCATCCTCAGGGCATCTGCGAAACCGACGCCGTTGGCCCGGGCTCGCGGATTTGGGCCTTCGCCCATGTGCTGCCCGGGGTGGTCATCGGCCGTGACGCCAACATCTGCGACTTTGTCTTTCTCGAGAGCGGCGTGGTCCTTGGCGACCGGGTTACGGTCAAATGCCACGTGGCGCTTTGGGAAGGCGTTCGCGTGGGCAACGATGTCTTTATCGGCCCGTCGGCCGTATTCGCCAACGACCGCTATCCGCGCAGCAAGCGCTACCTCCCGGCATTGGCCACGATTCTCGAGGGCGGCTGTTCCATCGGAGCCGGCGCGGTCCTTACGCCGGGTGTCACCATCGGAAGCTATGCCATGATCGGAGCCGGTGCGGTGGTTACCCGCGATGTACCGCCTTTTACCTTGGTGGTCGGCAATCCGGCCCGCCCGGCCGGACAGGTGTGCCGCTGCGGCGGCAAACTCGTTTCTTGCAAGGAAGGACTGCGATGCAGCGTTGGCGATTGGACCGGCGACGCCCCGCACGCGGGCATGGTCTGCCGCGCGGCAAGGCCGTTATGA
- a CDS encoding NAD-dependent epimerase/dehydratase family protein gives MNTDILFREAFRGRRVLILGGLGFLGSSLALRLVDCGATVTLADAMIEEYGGNLRNIAPVRDAAVINFCDIRDAAAMDWLVREKDYVFHSAAQVCHLKSLSDPFPDIDINIKGTAVVMEALRRFNPTAKVIKLGSRGQYGSVLQLPAGEETKPEPKGIYEISLLAAEHIMRSYHRNHGIRCVLSRLTNIYGPRAQMRHNRFGVANWFMRLAIDGDLIPIFGDGRIKRDFLYIDDCVDALLLLAVTPEAEGEVFNIGHDAPSDFLTLAETIVAQAGSGELTFTPFSPERKAQEPGDFYTDISKINRVTGWRPSTALAGGVAETIAYYRENREYYW, from the coding sequence ATGAATACCGATATCCTTTTTCGCGAGGCCTTTCGCGGCCGTCGTGTGCTCATTCTTGGCGGCCTGGGATTTCTCGGCTCCTCGCTGGCCTTACGCCTCGTTGACTGCGGCGCCACGGTCACCCTGGCCGACGCCATGATCGAGGAATACGGCGGCAATCTGCGCAACATCGCCCCCGTGCGCGATGCTGCGGTCATCAACTTCTGCGACATCCGCGACGCCGCCGCCATGGACTGGCTCGTGCGCGAAAAGGACTACGTCTTTCATAGCGCGGCCCAGGTCTGCCATTTAAAAAGCCTGTCCGATCCCTTTCCGGACATCGACATCAACATCAAAGGCACAGCCGTGGTCATGGAGGCCTTGCGGCGGTTCAACCCCACAGCCAAAGTGATCAAGCTCGGCTCGCGCGGCCAATACGGCTCCGTGCTGCAACTCCCGGCCGGCGAGGAGACCAAGCCCGAACCCAAGGGTATTTACGAAATTTCGCTTTTGGCCGCCGAACACATCATGCGCAGCTATCACCGCAACCACGGCATCCGCTGTGTGCTTTCGCGCCTGACCAATATTTACGGCCCCCGGGCCCAGATGCGCCACAACCGCTTCGGCGTGGCCAACTGGTTCATGCGGCTGGCCATCGATGGCGATCTCATTCCCATTTTCGGCGATGGCCGCATCAAGCGCGACTTTCTCTACATCGACGACTGCGTGGACGCCCTGCTTCTTTTGGCTGTCACGCCCGAGGCCGAAGGCGAGGTTTTCAACATCGGCCATGACGCCCCCTCGGATTTTTTGACCCTGGCTGAGACCATCGTGGCCCAGGCCGGAAGTGGCGAGCTTACGTTCACGCCTTTCTCTCCGGAGCGCAAAGCCCAGGAACCAGGTGATTTTTATACCGATATCAGCAAGATCAACCGGGTGACCGGCTGGCGACCGAGTACGGCCCTGGCGGGCGGCGTGGCCGAGACGATCGCTTATTATCGCGAGAACCGGGAGTATTACTGGTGA
- a CDS encoding ParA family protein produces MAEPIIITVGNNKGGVGKTTTCINLSAGLAREGASVLVVDGDPQSNTTSTLLPDFGLRENSSLVKALEDPEGAFSPNACATKTEHMEIVPNSIRCMEWEVRSYAGIDSVLGFSRLLQNDKDIGRYDYVLIDTPPNIGPMLRNALLISDYVLVPCPVGDQYALDGFSTFVQVLSQAKQQNKKLLLLGVVLTKFDGRAVTHKKNKGRIRAFFDAKGIPVFETEIRVNIDIDRAHSHRKSIFEFDATKSGALDYHALAREVIARVEKQA; encoded by the coding sequence ATGGCAGAACCTATCATTATTACCGTAGGCAACAATAAGGGGGGGGTCGGAAAAACAACGACCTGTATCAATCTTTCCGCAGGGTTGGCCCGTGAAGGCGCGAGCGTGCTCGTGGTGGACGGGGACCCGCAATCCAACACCACTTCCACACTTTTGCCGGATTTTGGGTTGCGTGAAAATTCGAGCCTGGTCAAGGCCCTCGAGGACCCCGAAGGGGCATTCAGCCCCAATGCCTGCGCCACGAAAACGGAACACATGGAAATCGTTCCCAATTCCATTCGCTGTATGGAATGGGAAGTCCGTTCCTATGCCGGCATCGATTCGGTGCTGGGATTTTCACGGCTGTTGCAAAACGACAAGGATATCGGCCGCTACGATTACGTGCTTATAGACACGCCGCCCAATATCGGCCCCATGCTGCGAAATGCGCTGCTCATCTCGGACTACGTGCTCGTCCCGTGCCCGGTGGGGGACCAGTACGCCCTGGACGGCTTTTCCACCTTTGTCCAGGTGCTTTCTCAGGCCAAGCAGCAAAATAAGAAACTGCTGCTTTTGGGCGTGGTGCTGACCAAGTTCGACGGCCGGGCCGTGACCCACAAAAAAAACAAGGGCCGGATCCGGGCATTTTTCGATGCCAAGGGCATCCCGGTGTTTGAAACGGAAATCCGGGTCAACATCGATATCGATCGTGCGCATTCGCACCGCAAGTCCATTTTCGAGTTTGACGCCACCAAATCCGGCGCCCTGGACTACCATGCCCTGGCCCGCGAGGTGATCGCTCGTGTCGAAAAACAAGCCTAG
- a CDS encoding GNAT family N-acetyltransferase, producing the protein MSSRITAPLSPVEKLCTAHDTGPFDCGHEELNRFLKKFALAGQQANSAQTYVATRGDVVVGYYSLAVGGAAHRTVPARVGKGLARHLVPVMVLARLAVDRREQGLGIGKGLLKDALLRTAQAADIAGIRALFVVAKDDQAKAFYEHFAFDSSPTDPYRLFLVMKDLKKFLRND; encoded by the coding sequence GTGAGCAGTCGTATCACGGCCCCGCTCTCTCCGGTCGAAAAGTTGTGCACCGCGCATGACACGGGGCCCTTTGATTGTGGACACGAGGAACTTAACCGTTTTCTGAAAAAATTCGCTCTCGCCGGCCAGCAAGCCAACAGCGCGCAAACCTACGTCGCCACGCGTGGTGATGTCGTCGTTGGCTACTACAGCCTTGCCGTAGGCGGTGCTGCGCACCGAACCGTACCGGCAAGAGTCGGGAAGGGGCTTGCCCGCCACCTCGTGCCGGTCATGGTTTTGGCGCGGCTTGCCGTCGATCGCCGCGAGCAGGGGCTCGGGATCGGAAAAGGCCTCCTCAAGGATGCCCTACTTCGCACGGCGCAGGCCGCGGACATTGCCGGTATCCGCGCCCTGTTCGTCGTCGCCAAGGATGACCAGGCCAAAGCCTTCTATGAACATTTCGCCTTTGATTCCAGCCCGACCGATCCGTATCGGCTTTTCCTCGTCATGAAGGATTTGAAAAAATTCCTTCGCAACGATTGA
- a CDS encoding type II toxin-antitoxin system TacA family antitoxin has translation MNLGTEAKSERIDIRTTTSVKRVLQEAAAAKSKTVTEFMLDVALTEAAAVLAEQRLLQLDDAAWAAFQAALDAPTKPKPRLEALLCETSVFE, from the coding sequence ATGAACCTGGGAACGGAAGCAAAATCAGAGCGGATAGACATCCGCACCACAACAAGCGTGAAGCGCGTTTTACAAGAAGCCGCCGCCGCCAAGAGCAAGACGGTGACCGAATTTATGCTTGATGTCGCCTTGACCGAAGCTGCCGCGGTATTGGCCGAGCAGAGGCTTCTCCAGCTTGATGATGCGGCATGGGCGGCTTTTCAGGCGGCGCTCGATGCGCCGACGAAACCAAAGCCCCGCCTTGAAGCGCTGTTGTGCGAAACGAGTGTGTTCGAGTGA